One window of Lawsonibacter asaccharolyticus genomic DNA carries:
- a CDS encoding galactoside O-acetyltransferase — MTEREKMLSGALYASEDPELAAARIRARTLCGRLNQTPPEEREAQEEIIRRLFASVGENSTVNPVFWCDYGSNITAGDNFYVNYNCVILDCAPVTFGDNVFIAPNCGFYTAGHPLDAPTRNAGLEYARPITVGSDVWFGGNVVVLPGVTIGYGSVIGAGSVVTRDVPPGVLAAGNPCRVIRRLVPEEG, encoded by the coding sequence ATGACTGAGCGGGAAAAGATGCTGTCCGGCGCACTATATGCTTCAGAGGACCCGGAGCTGGCCGCGGCCCGCATCCGGGCCCGTACCCTGTGCGGCAGGCTGAACCAGACGCCGCCGGAGGAACGGGAGGCGCAAGAGGAGATCATCCGCAGGCTGTTCGCCTCGGTGGGGGAGAACAGCACAGTCAATCCTGTCTTCTGGTGTGACTATGGCAGCAACATCACCGCTGGGGACAATTTTTATGTCAACTACAATTGTGTCATCCTGGACTGCGCACCCGTCACCTTTGGGGACAACGTATTCATTGCCCCCAACTGCGGCTTCTATACCGCAGGCCACCCCCTGGACGCCCCTACCCGGAATGCCGGACTGGAGTACGCCAGGCCCATCACCGTGGGCAGTGACGTGTGGTTCGGAGGAAACGTGGTGGTACTGCCCGGGGTGACCATCGGCTACGGCTCGGTGATCGGCGCGGGCAGCGTGGTCACCAGGGACGTGCCGCCCGGGGTGCTGGCGGCGGGCAACCCCTGCCGGGTGATCCGCCGCCTGGTACCGGAGGAGGGGTGA
- a CDS encoding transporter, with protein sequence MGSGPSEAPAPFPAERPGRDDEGKGVSRGSAAGTGGAPVRRMPFRAAPGA encoded by the coding sequence ATGGGCTCTGGCCCATCAGAAGCGCCAGCGCCCTTCCCGGCAGAACGCCCGGGGAGGGACGACGAGGGGAAGGGAGTATCGAGGGGGAGCGCCGCCGGCACAGGGGGCGCTCCGGTTCGGCGGATGCCCTTCCGCGCCGCTCCGGGCGCGTGA
- a CDS encoding glucosamine-6-phosphate synthase, with the protein MCGIVGYIGTEEAAPILLEGLRRLEYRGYDSAGLAVLDPEQGLQVAKAKGRLQVLADLTGQGQKLTGHMGLGHTRWATHGAPNDVNSHPQVSQSGRIAVVHNGIIENYARLKEFLESKGIAFVSETDTEVVAQLLDYYYEGDLLDAVGKVLHRIEGAYALGIVCTDEPDRLVAVRKDSPLILGYGANFHMLASDVTAVIQHTREVCYLEDGEVAVLTAHGAQVYNSLLQPVEKEISHVDWEISAAEKGGYEHFMFKEIMEQPKALRDTIFPRLRDGEVVLDEVSLTREELERLDRLYVIACGSSYHVGVAAKYTLERMLRIPVEVTLASEFRYCDPIVTRRTLAVVISQSGETIDTLAAMREARRLGARLLSIVNVVGSTIARESDDVIYTWAGPEIAVATTKAYSTQLAVIYLLGLRFAHLLGTVGEEEYAGMVAQLRQLPAKVEEILSDTEKIQYYASIYFNHDSVFYIGRNIDYAVGLEGSLKLKEISYIHSEAYAAGELKHGTISLIEDGTLVVALASWGDLFDKLMSNVKEVKARGADVVGITTRSHGAELAKSVDSAIQIPDTHPMFLPSLEVVPMQLFAYYVALMRGCDIDKPRNLAKSVTVE; encoded by the coding sequence ATGTGTGGTATCGTAGGATATATTGGAACGGAAGAGGCGGCCCCCATCCTGCTGGAGGGGCTGCGCCGCCTGGAGTACCGGGGGTATGACTCCGCGGGGCTGGCGGTGCTGGACCCAGAGCAGGGGCTCCAGGTGGCCAAGGCCAAGGGGCGGCTCCAAGTGCTGGCCGACCTCACCGGTCAGGGGCAGAAGCTGACCGGACACATGGGGCTGGGGCATACCCGCTGGGCTACCCACGGGGCGCCCAACGACGTCAACTCCCACCCCCAGGTGAGCCAGTCCGGCCGGATCGCTGTGGTCCACAACGGGATCATCGAGAACTATGCCCGGCTGAAGGAGTTTTTGGAGTCCAAGGGGATAGCCTTCGTCTCGGAGACAGATACGGAGGTGGTGGCCCAGCTGCTGGACTACTACTATGAAGGCGACCTGCTGGACGCGGTGGGCAAGGTGCTCCACCGCATCGAGGGGGCTTATGCCCTGGGCATCGTCTGCACCGACGAGCCAGACCGGCTGGTGGCAGTGCGGAAGGACTCGCCCCTGATCTTGGGATACGGGGCGAACTTCCACATGCTGGCCTCTGATGTCACCGCCGTCATCCAGCACACCCGGGAGGTGTGCTATCTGGAGGATGGGGAAGTGGCGGTGCTTACCGCCCATGGGGCCCAGGTGTACAACTCCCTGCTCCAGCCGGTGGAGAAGGAGATCTCCCATGTAGATTGGGAGATCTCTGCCGCGGAAAAGGGGGGCTATGAGCACTTTATGTTCAAGGAGATCATGGAGCAGCCCAAGGCCCTGCGGGACACCATTTTCCCCCGCCTGCGGGACGGGGAAGTGGTGCTGGACGAGGTCTCCCTCACCCGGGAGGAGCTGGAGAGGCTGGACCGGCTGTACGTCATCGCCTGCGGCTCCTCCTACCATGTGGGGGTTGCGGCCAAATACACCCTGGAGCGGATGCTGCGCATCCCGGTGGAGGTGACACTGGCCTCAGAGTTCCGCTACTGTGACCCCATCGTCACCCGGCGCACCCTGGCCGTCGTCATCAGCCAGTCCGGCGAGACTATCGATACCCTGGCCGCCATGCGGGAGGCCCGGAGGCTGGGAGCCCGGCTGCTGTCCATCGTCAATGTGGTGGGGTCCACCATTGCCCGGGAGTCGGACGACGTGATCTACACCTGGGCCGGGCCAGAGATCGCCGTAGCCACCACAAAGGCATACTCCACCCAGCTGGCGGTCATCTATCTGCTGGGCCTGCGTTTCGCCCATCTGCTGGGCACAGTGGGGGAGGAGGAGTACGCCGGCATGGTAGCCCAGCTGAGGCAGCTCCCCGCCAAGGTGGAGGAGATCCTGTCCGACACAGAAAAGATCCAGTACTACGCCTCTATCTACTTCAACCACGACTCCGTGTTCTACATCGGGCGGAACATCGACTATGCGGTGGGGCTGGAGGGGTCTTTGAAGCTGAAGGAGATCTCCTACATCCACTCGGAGGCCTACGCCGCCGGGGAGCTGAAGCACGGCACCATCTCCCTCATCGAGGACGGCACCCTGGTAGTGGCCCTGGCCAGCTGGGGGGACCTGTTTGACAAGCTGATGAGCAATGTGAAGGAGGTAAAGGCCCGGGGGGCGGACGTGGTTGGCATCACCACACGCAGCCATGGGGCGGAGCTGGCCAAGAGCGTGGACAGCGCCATCCAGATCCCGGACACCCACCCCATGTTCCTCCCCTCCCTGGAGGTGGTGCCCATGCAGCTGTTCGCCTACTATGTGGCCCTGATGCGGGGCTGTGACATCGACAAGCCCCGGAATCTGGCGAAAAGCGTCACGGTGGAGTGA
- a CDS encoding transcriptional regulator has product MGIDKGWMAGSTAMLLLRLLEERDRYGYQMIEELRRRSDHTFDLKAGTLYPLLHGLEEKGWITSYQGEGGGRTRKYYHLTEKGGRELKEKRAEWDRYTRAVSRVLEGGVCFG; this is encoded by the coding sequence ATGGGCATCGATAAAGGATGGATGGCCGGGAGCACAGCGATGCTGCTCCTCCGGCTGCTGGAGGAGAGAGACCGGTACGGCTATCAGATGATCGAGGAGCTCCGCCGCCGCTCAGACCATACGTTTGACTTGAAAGCAGGAACACTTTACCCTTTGCTTCATGGGCTGGAGGAGAAGGGGTGGATTACCTCCTATCAGGGGGAGGGGGGCGGAAGAACCCGAAAGTATTATCACTTAACAGAAAAGGGAGGGCGGGAGCTGAAGGAGAAGCGGGCGGAGTGGGACCGCTACACCCGGGCGGTGTCCCGGGTGCTGGAGGGGGGCGTCTGTTTTGGATGA
- a CDS encoding peptide S14 ClpP has product MEENQQGEQQEMEQAIQPIVEMGSSTIRTGRGTVHVLTIVGQIEGHQLLPPTSKSTKYEHVMPLLAMVEESEEVDGLLVLLNTVGGDIEAGLGIAELIASMSKPTVSLVLGGGHSIGVPLAVSAKRSFIAPSAAMTIHPVRLNGLVIGVPQTFYYFERIQERILQFVTANSSIKRETFTKLMLQTGELAADVGSVIYGEEAVELGLIDRIGGLSDALSCLHEMIEERKSGTAPSP; this is encoded by the coding sequence ATGGAGGAGAACCAGCAGGGGGAGCAGCAGGAGATGGAGCAGGCCATCCAGCCCATCGTGGAGATGGGGTCCTCCACCATTCGGACCGGCCGCGGTACGGTCCATGTCCTCACCATCGTGGGGCAGATCGAGGGACATCAGCTGCTGCCTCCCACCAGCAAGAGCACGAAGTATGAGCATGTGATGCCGCTGCTGGCCATGGTGGAGGAGAGCGAGGAGGTGGACGGACTTCTGGTCCTGCTGAACACGGTGGGCGGGGATATCGAGGCAGGGCTGGGCATCGCGGAGCTGATCGCCAGCATGTCCAAGCCCACGGTGTCCCTGGTGCTGGGCGGAGGGCACTCCATCGGCGTGCCGCTGGCTGTGTCGGCCAAGCGCTCCTTTATCGCCCCATCCGCCGCCATGACTATCCATCCGGTGCGGCTGAATGGGCTGGTGATCGGCGTGCCCCAGACCTTTTATTATTTTGAGCGCATCCAGGAGCGTATCCTGCAATTTGTGACTGCCAACAGTTCCATAAAAAGGGAGACCTTTACAAAGCTGATGCTCCAGACCGGAGAGCTGGCCGCCGACGTGGGCAGCGTGATCTACGGTGAAGAGGCGGTGGAGCTGGGGCTGATTGACCGGATCGGCGGCTTGTCAGATGCCCTATCCTGTCTGCACGAGATGATTGAGGAACGGAAGAGCGGGACCGCCCCTTCCCCGTAG
- a CDS encoding acetyl-CoA hydrolase has translation MELDRSKFVTPEVAAERAVRSGDWVDYGFGGGYPELMDRALAARKGRLTDVKIRGGLVIRPRIEVVECDPEQISFHYYSWHLGDYERKLQARGLVQFLPMILRSLPCLYRDRHIRCDAAFVPVSLPDDQGYCGLGISNYAWRTIFQSARTVVFEINERLPRLQGVDGSHRVHLSEADYIVEGEHEPLPLRTYRDPSPTDLRIAQLVAQEIPDGAVLSLGVGSVPFAVASMLADSDIKDLGCHTGTISDAFLRLFQKGKLTNSRKEVDRGYATWNLAMGSQELYDWLDREPGLFRPSDVDYVHSPERIGQMSNVISINGGVELDLMGQENAESAGARQLSGIGGQLDFLEGAFRSKGGKGFICLNSTHQKKDGTLKSNIVPCIPAGSVVSAPRTMIQYMATEYGVVNLTGLSLLERAQAMASIAHPSFREELLRYAGEHFGTR, from the coding sequence ATGGAGCTTGACAGGAGCAAATTTGTGACACCGGAGGTGGCCGCGGAGAGGGCGGTCCGCTCCGGTGACTGGGTAGACTACGGCTTCGGCGGCGGATATCCGGAGTTGATGGACAGGGCGCTGGCCGCCCGGAAAGGCCGGCTGACAGACGTGAAGATCCGCGGCGGACTGGTCATCCGCCCCAGGATCGAGGTGGTGGAGTGCGACCCGGAGCAGATCTCCTTCCACTATTACAGCTGGCACCTGGGGGATTACGAGCGGAAGCTGCAGGCCCGTGGCCTGGTCCAGTTCCTGCCCATGATCCTGCGCTCCCTGCCCTGCCTCTACCGGGACCGGCACATCCGCTGCGACGCGGCATTTGTCCCCGTCTCTCTGCCGGATGACCAGGGCTACTGCGGCCTGGGCATCTCCAACTACGCCTGGCGTACCATCTTCCAGTCCGCCCGCACGGTGGTCTTTGAGATCAACGAGCGCCTGCCCCGGCTGCAAGGGGTGGACGGCAGCCACCGCGTCCATCTCTCGGAGGCGGATTATATCGTGGAGGGTGAGCATGAACCCCTGCCCCTGCGCACCTACCGGGACCCCAGCCCCACTGATCTCAGGATCGCCCAGCTGGTGGCCCAGGAGATTCCGGACGGAGCGGTCCTCTCCCTGGGGGTGGGAAGCGTCCCCTTTGCGGTAGCAAGTATGCTGGCCGACTCCGACATCAAGGATCTGGGCTGTCACACCGGAACCATCAGCGACGCTTTTCTGCGCCTGTTCCAGAAGGGAAAGCTGACCAACAGCCGCAAGGAGGTGGACCGGGGATATGCAACCTGGAACCTGGCCATGGGCTCCCAGGAGCTCTATGACTGGCTGGACCGGGAGCCCGGACTGTTCCGCCCCAGCGATGTGGACTATGTCCACTCCCCGGAACGCATCGGGCAGATGAGCAATGTGATCAGCATCAACGGCGGTGTGGAACTGGACCTTATGGGCCAGGAAAACGCAGAGAGCGCCGGCGCCCGGCAGCTCTCCGGCATCGGCGGGCAGCTGGATTTCCTGGAGGGTGCCTTCCGGTCTAAGGGCGGAAAGGGCTTCATCTGCCTCAATTCCACACACCAAAAGAAGGACGGCACACTGAAGTCCAACATCGTCCCCTGCATCCCGGCGGGCAGCGTGGTCTCCGCCCCCCGTACCATGATCCAGTATATGGCGACGGAGTACGGGGTCGTCAACCTCACCGGCCTGTCCCTGCTGGAGCGGGCCCAGGCTATGGCCTCCATCGCCCACCCAAGCTTCCGGGAGGAGCTCCTCCGCTACGCTGGCGAACATTTTGGGACCAGATAG
- a CDS encoding transcriptional regulator GntR family, with amino-acid sequence MQWQLEGDRPIYQQLVDQIMMQIVSGQRKAGDKVPAVRELAAEAGVNPNTMQRALADLERQGLLYTNRTSGRYVTEDEEMITKIRERIAEERICAFLESMSQLGFTQEQVLGLIQREREEKNA; translated from the coding sequence ATGCAATGGCAGCTGGAAGGCGACCGGCCCATCTATCAGCAGCTGGTGGACCAGATCATGATGCAGATCGTCAGCGGGCAGCGGAAGGCGGGGGACAAGGTCCCTGCCGTGCGGGAGCTGGCGGCGGAAGCTGGGGTAAATCCCAACACCATGCAGCGGGCGCTGGCCGATCTGGAGCGCCAGGGCCTTCTGTACACCAATCGGACCAGCGGACGGTATGTGACGGAGGATGAGGAAATGATCACAAAGATCAGGGAACGGATCGCGGAGGAGCGGATCTGTGCCTTTTTGGAGAGCATGTCCCAGCTGGGCTTCACCCAGGAGCAGGTCCTGGGGCTGATCCAGCGGGAGAGAGAGGAGAAGAACGCATGA
- a CDS encoding ABC-type multidrug transport system ATPase, whose translation MRQDNDLVVCQGLTKRFGRQTALDRLDLNLPRGKFIGLLGPNGSGKTTMIKLINGLLTPTEGTVLVDGQAPGPYTHSIISYLPDRPYLSDWMRVSDLLAFFSDFYKDFDQVKADEMLKDLKIGPGQRLKVLSKGTKEKVQLILTMSRKAQLYVLDEPIAGVDPAARDYILGTILSNYSEEASVLLSTHLIADIERVLDEVVFIREGVMVLHKDVDAIREETGKSVDTLFREVFAC comes from the coding sequence ATGAGACAAGACAACGATTTGGTGGTCTGTCAGGGACTGACCAAGCGGTTCGGCCGCCAGACGGCCCTGGACCGTCTGGACCTGAATTTGCCCAGGGGCAAATTCATCGGCCTTCTGGGCCCCAACGGGAGTGGAAAGACCACCATGATCAAGCTGATCAACGGGCTGCTGACTCCCACCGAGGGGACCGTTCTGGTGGACGGACAGGCGCCGGGGCCCTATACTCACAGCATCATCAGCTATCTGCCGGACCGCCCCTACCTCAGCGACTGGATGCGGGTGTCCGACCTGCTGGCCTTTTTTTCCGACTTTTACAAGGATTTTGACCAGGTGAAGGCGGACGAGATGCTCAAGGACCTGAAGATCGGCCCGGGGCAGAGACTGAAGGTGCTCTCCAAGGGCACCAAGGAGAAGGTGCAGTTGATCCTGACTATGAGCCGGAAAGCCCAGCTCTATGTGCTGGATGAGCCCATCGCCGGGGTGGACCCGGCGGCTCGGGACTACATCCTGGGCACTATATTGTCCAATTACAGCGAGGAGGCCAGTGTCCTGCTCTCCACCCACCTGATCGCCGACATCGAGCGGGTGCTGGACGAGGTGGTCTTTATCCGGGAGGGCGTCATGGTCCTGCACAAGGACGTGGACGCCATCCGGGAGGAGACGGGCAAGTCGGTGGATACTCTGTTCCGGGAGGTGTTCGCATGCTGA
- a CDS encoding 30S ribosomal protein S2: MAVVSMKQLLEAGVHFGHQTRRWNPKMAAYIYTERNGIYIIDLQKTVKKLEEAYNFVRELGEKGETLLFVGTKKQAQEAIKEEASRVGMYYVNARWLGGMLTNFKTMRGRVDRLNQLKRMQEDGTFDMLPKKEVMKHLGEIAKLEKYLGGVTEMKKLPGALFVVDPRKERNAINEARKLNIPIVAIVDTNCDPDEIDYVIPGNDDAIRAIKLISSVMANAIQEGKQGQDEAPAAEEAAPAAAEQ, translated from the coding sequence ATGGCAGTCGTATCTATGAAGCAGCTGCTGGAGGCCGGCGTGCACTTCGGCCACCAGACCCGTCGTTGGAACCCCAAGATGGCCGCTTACATCTACACCGAGCGCAACGGCATCTATATCATCGACCTGCAGAAGACCGTGAAGAAACTGGAGGAGGCCTACAACTTCGTCCGTGAGCTGGGCGAGAAGGGCGAGACCCTGCTCTTCGTGGGCACCAAGAAGCAGGCCCAGGAGGCTATCAAGGAAGAGGCTTCCCGCGTGGGCATGTACTATGTGAACGCCCGCTGGCTGGGCGGCATGCTCACCAACTTCAAGACCATGCGGGGCCGTGTGGACCGCCTGAATCAGCTCAAGCGGATGCAGGAGGACGGCACCTTCGACATGCTGCCCAAGAAGGAAGTCATGAAGCACCTGGGCGAGATCGCCAAGCTGGAGAAGTACCTGGGCGGCGTCACTGAGATGAAGAAGCTGCCCGGCGCCCTGTTCGTGGTGGACCCCCGCAAGGAGCGCAACGCCATCAACGAGGCCCGCAAGCTGAACATCCCCATCGTCGCTATCGTGGACACCAACTGCGACCCCGATGAGATCGACTACGTCATCCCCGGCAACGACGATGCCATCCGCGCCATCAAGCTGATCTCCTCCGTCATGGCCAACGCCATCCAGGAGGGCAAGCAGGGCCAGGATGAGGCCCCCGCTGCTGAGGAGGCCGCTCCCGCCGCCGCGGAGCAGTAA
- a CDS encoding elongation factor has product MAFTAKDVQALREMTGVGMMDCKKALTAADGDKDKAIEWLREKGLAAQTKKAGKVAAEGVSYAIVNEAGVGVVVEVNSQTDFVAKNEVFQGFVKDVASVIAAEDPADVAALQEMTYPGTDRTIASVTADKVLSIGENIQIRRFVRYAEGVNVPYIHMGGKVGVLVNLAVEGIADMAKVVEVGKDVAMQICAMNPTFLDKSDVDQATLDKEKEILMVQAKEDPKNASKPENIIEKMVMGRIGKYYEENCLLQQAFVKENKISVEKHVAEVAKQLGGKITVKAFTRFQTGEGIEKKEDDFAAEVASMIK; this is encoded by the coding sequence ATGGCTTTTACCGCGAAAGACGTACAGGCCCTGCGCGAGATGACTGGCGTGGGCATGATGGACTGCAAGAAGGCGCTGACCGCCGCTGACGGCGACAAGGACAAGGCTATCGAGTGGCTGCGTGAGAAGGGCCTTGCCGCCCAGACCAAGAAGGCCGGCAAGGTGGCCGCCGAGGGTGTCTCCTACGCCATCGTCAATGAGGCTGGCGTGGGCGTCGTGGTGGAGGTCAACTCCCAGACCGACTTCGTGGCCAAGAACGAGGTGTTCCAGGGCTTTGTCAAGGACGTGGCCTCCGTCATCGCCGCCGAGGACCCCGCCGATGTGGCCGCACTCCAGGAGATGACCTACCCCGGCACCGACCGCACCATCGCCTCCGTCACCGCCGACAAGGTGCTCTCCATCGGGGAGAACATCCAGATCCGCCGCTTCGTCCGCTATGCCGAGGGCGTCAATGTGCCCTATATCCACATGGGCGGCAAGGTCGGCGTGCTGGTGAACCTGGCCGTGGAGGGCATCGCTGACATGGCCAAGGTCGTCGAGGTGGGCAAGGATGTGGCCATGCAGATTTGCGCCATGAACCCCACTTTCCTGGACAAGAGCGACGTGGATCAGGCCACCCTGGACAAGGAGAAGGAGATCCTGATGGTCCAGGCCAAGGAGGACCCCAAGAACGCCAGCAAGCCCGAGAATATCATCGAGAAGATGGTCATGGGCCGCATTGGCAAGTATTACGAGGAGAACTGCCTGCTCCAGCAGGCCTTCGTTAAGGAGAATAAGATCTCCGTGGAGAAGCACGTGGCTGAGGTGGCCAAGCAGCTGGGCGGCAAGATCACCGTCAAGGCCTTCACCCGCTTCCAGACCGGCGAGGGCATCGAGAAGAAAGAGGACGACTTCGCCGCCGAGGTCGCCAGCATGATTAAGTAA
- a CDS encoding osmoprotectant transport system permease, with protein sequence MTASMILEHLSLVVAALIFAVLAGVPLGILCHFYPAARKIVLRVVDLIQTTPALALLGIIMVFIGPGKPTVIVGLALYSLLPIVRNTCLGLDQVPEHLIEAGRGMGMTRTYRLVHVEIPIAAPIIFTGIRIAAVNAIGTAVFASFVGGGGLGSVITTGIRQEDMQAILGGTGVLMAAALVLDLLMGMAERYLNSRDSQRPRGRRMAARGAAVLSCAAALALCVYAFLPKSTAGLLLYEGQFSEVQLVNSMIKQLVEDRHGIPVTIQDEMTAVNNFNALTAANHSCDLMYTWDGTLLTTIMGLDTTDIPEGQTLYDFVNEKMNEEYDLQLLGKIGVNNTYVIGVTQEVVDTYHPETISDLVPIAGELRFCAEQDFFTDAGNMKFGPMVETYGLNFQVANPVDIMMKYTLIEQGAYDVMVVYATDGLNKRANLTLLDDDQHFFPDYYGTILARNDVFERFAEDAPGLKETIQLLNEQFTDELMSELTYRVDVAGEEVETVAHDFLVQSGLLDA encoded by the coding sequence ATGACCGCTTCCATGATCTTAGAGCACCTGTCTCTGGTGGTCGCCGCCCTCATCTTCGCCGTCCTGGCGGGTGTTCCCCTTGGCATCCTCTGCCACTTTTATCCTGCTGCCCGGAAGATCGTCCTCCGAGTGGTGGACCTGATCCAAACCACCCCCGCCTTGGCACTGCTGGGCATCATCATGGTGTTCATCGGTCCGGGCAAGCCCACTGTCATCGTGGGTCTGGCCCTCTACTCCCTGCTGCCCATCGTCCGCAACACCTGCCTGGGGCTGGACCAAGTGCCTGAGCACCTGATCGAGGCGGGCAGGGGCATGGGCATGACCCGTACCTACCGCCTCGTCCATGTGGAGATCCCCATCGCCGCCCCCATCATCTTCACCGGCATCCGCATTGCCGCAGTCAACGCCATCGGCACCGCGGTCTTTGCCTCCTTTGTGGGCGGCGGAGGCCTGGGCAGCGTCATCACCACCGGCATCCGCCAGGAGGACATGCAGGCCATCCTGGGCGGCACCGGCGTACTCATGGCGGCGGCCCTGGTTCTGGACCTGCTGATGGGCATGGCGGAGCGGTATCTCAACAGCCGGGACAGCCAGCGCCCCAGGGGCCGCAGGATGGCCGCCCGGGGAGCTGCCGTCCTCTCCTGTGCGGCGGCCCTGGCCCTGTGCGTGTACGCCTTCCTGCCCAAGAGCACCGCCGGCCTGCTCCTCTATGAGGGCCAGTTCTCCGAGGTACAGCTGGTCAACAGCATGATCAAGCAGTTGGTGGAGGACCGCCATGGCATCCCTGTCACCATCCAGGACGAGATGACCGCGGTGAACAACTTCAACGCCCTCACCGCCGCCAATCACTCCTGCGATCTGATGTACACGTGGGACGGCACCCTCCTCACCACCATCATGGGGCTGGACACCACCGATATCCCAGAGGGACAGACCCTCTACGACTTTGTCAACGAGAAGATGAATGAGGAGTACGACCTCCAGCTGCTGGGCAAGATCGGTGTCAACAACACCTACGTCATCGGTGTCACTCAGGAGGTGGTGGATACCTACCACCCGGAGACCATCAGCGACCTGGTGCCCATCGCCGGAGAGCTGCGCTTCTGCGCTGAGCAGGACTTCTTCACCGACGCGGGCAACATGAAGTTCGGTCCCATGGTGGAGACCTACGGCCTGAACTTCCAGGTGGCCAACCCGGTGGACATTATGATGAAGTACACCCTGATCGAGCAGGGCGCTTACGATGTGATGGTGGTCTACGCCACCGACGGCCTGAACAAACGGGCCAATCTGACTCTTCTGGACGATGACCAGCACTTCTTCCCCGACTACTATGGCACCATTCTGGCCCGTAACGACGTATTCGAACGCTTCGCGGAGGATGCTCCCGGCCTCAAGGAGACCATCCAGCTCCTCAACGAGCAGTTCACCGACGAACTGATGAGTGAGCTCACCTATCGGGTGGACGTGGCGGGCGAGGAGGTGGAGACCGTCGCCCACGACTTCTTGGTCCAGTCCGGTCTGCTGGATGCCTGA
- a CDS encoding osmoprotectant transport system ATP-binding protein, whose translation MLRFDHVSLSYGSQKILNDLCFEIEEGQFAVLIGPSGCGKTTTLKMINRLIQPDTGKIYLNEEDITSKDKVELRRHIGYVIQQIGLFPNMTVAQNICVVPKLLKYSKEQCDQIVRDMLAMVEMPYEQYANKYPSEMSGGQQQRIGILRALAASPPIVLMDEPFSALDPMTRRSLQQEVKGLQQKLHKTFIFVTHDMAEALDLADVIIFMDHGNIVQMAPPEEMLAHPASGQIQDFLGNFIDTHAQKELTAADFMRSGVSTVSARRGVNECVSKMQRRNVDTLIVVDDQDRYQGTVSIADIRLTGHVVKTIEPLIRCNTPTVHTGDSAKDCFDLLISSGAPYLIVLNEEEKVDGIITKTSMTSAMAEQLWG comes from the coding sequence TTGTTAAGATTCGACCATGTATCCCTGTCCTACGGCAGCCAAAAGATCCTAAACGATCTGTGTTTTGAAATTGAGGAGGGGCAGTTCGCCGTGCTCATCGGCCCCTCCGGCTGCGGTAAGACCACCACACTGAAGATGATAAACCGTCTGATCCAGCCCGACACAGGAAAGATCTATCTGAACGAGGAGGACATCACCTCCAAGGACAAGGTGGAGCTGCGCCGCCACATCGGCTATGTGATCCAGCAGATCGGCCTGTTCCCCAACATGACGGTGGCCCAAAACATCTGCGTGGTGCCCAAGCTGCTGAAGTACTCCAAGGAGCAGTGCGACCAGATCGTCCGCGACATGCTCGCCATGGTGGAGATGCCCTATGAGCAGTACGCCAACAAGTACCCCTCGGAGATGTCCGGCGGACAACAGCAGCGCATCGGCATCCTCCGGGCACTGGCCGCCTCCCCTCCTATCGTCCTGATGGATGAGCCCTTCAGCGCCCTGGACCCCATGACCCGCCGCTCCCTGCAGCAGGAGGTGAAGGGCCTCCAGCAGAAGCTGCACAAGACCTTCATCTTCGTCACCCACGACATGGCGGAGGCTCTGGATCTGGCCGACGTCATTATCTTCATGGACCACGGCAACATCGTCCAGATGGCGCCTCCGGAAGAGATGCTGGCCCACCCCGCCAGCGGACAGATCCAGGACTTTTTGGGCAATTTCATCGACACCCACGCTCAGAAGGAGCTCACCGCCGCCGACTTCATGCGCTCCGGCGTGTCCACCGTTTCCGCCCGCCGGGGCGTCAACGAGTGCGTCAGCAAGATGCAGCGGCGCAACGTGGACACCCTGATCGTGGTGGACGACCAGGACCGCTATCAGGGCACCGTGTCCATTGCGGACATCCGCCTCACCGGCCATGTGGTCAAGACCATCGAGCCCCTGATCCGCTGCAACACCCCCACCGTCCACACGGGGGACAGCGCCAAGGACTGCTTCGACCTGCTGATCTCCAGCGGCGCCCCCTACCTCATCGTCCTGAACGAGGAGGAAAAGGTGGACGGCATCATCACCAAGACCAGCATGACCTCCGCTATGGCGGAACAGCTTTGGGGGTGA
- a CDS encoding GBF70371.1, protein MPMGGPLSLWEKPSCKKLRGPMGGAKSKPNAVDSIWNGGARERQNECAMSFAIEMKRLVASDMSLATSWRRRRDSNPRTV, encoded by the coding sequence ATGCCCATGGGCGGTCCTCTCAGTTTGTGGGAAAAGCCCTCCTGCAAAAAGCTCCGGGGACCGATGGGCGGCGCCAAATCGAAGCCAAACGCAGTGGATTCGATTTGGAACGGAGGAGCAAGGGAGCGGCAGAATGAGTGCGCGATGAGCTTTGCAATTGAAATGAAAAGGCTCGTGGCAAGCGATATGTCGCTTGCCACGAGCTGGCGCAGAAGGAGGGATTCGAACCCTCGCACGGTTTAA